One window of the Pseudomonas knackmussii B13 genome contains the following:
- a CDS encoding F0F1 ATP synthase subunit delta produces MAELTTLARPYAKAAFEYAQAHQQLAAWSAALGVLAAVSQDDTVRQLLKEPQLTAASKADALIDVCGDKLNAPAQNFVRTVAENKRLDLLPTIFEMFEQLKAEQEKLVEVEVTSAFALDQEQQDKLAKALSARLSREVRLHASEDASLIGGVVIRAGDLVIDGSVRGKLAKLAEALKS; encoded by the coding sequence ATGGCAGAACTGACCACGTTGGCTCGTCCCTACGCGAAGGCGGCTTTCGAGTACGCCCAGGCTCATCAGCAATTGGCCGCTTGGTCCGCTGCTCTGGGTGTGCTGGCTGCAGTGTCGCAGGACGACACCGTGCGCCAGCTGCTCAAAGAGCCTCAGCTGACTGCTGCGTCCAAGGCCGATGCGCTGATCGACGTATGTGGCGACAAGCTCAATGCTCCAGCCCAGAACTTCGTCCGGACTGTGGCTGAAAACAAGCGGCTCGACCTGCTGCCGACCATCTTCGAGATGTTCGAGCAGCTCAAGGCCGAGCAGGAAAAGCTGGTCGAGGTCGAGGTCACCAGTGCCTTCGCCCTGGACCAGGAACAGCAGGACAAACTCGCCAAGGCTCTCAGCGCCCGGCTCAGTCGCGAAGTGCGACTTCATGCGTCGGAAGACGCGAGCCTGATCGGCGGCGTGGTGATCCGCGCCGGCGACTTGGTAATCGATGGCTCGGTGCGCGGCAAGCTCGCGAAACTGGCCGAAGCGTTGAAATCTTGA
- a CDS encoding F0F1 ATP synthase subunit B yields MNINATLIGQAIAFAIFVIFCMKFVWPPVIAALHERQKKIADGLDAANRAARDLELAHEKAGQQLREAKAQAAEIIEQAKKSANQIVDEARDQARVEGDRMIAQAKAQIEQELNSVKDALRAQVGALAVSGAEKILGASIDANAQKQLVDQLAAEI; encoded by the coding sequence GTGAACATTAATGCAACTCTGATCGGCCAGGCCATTGCGTTCGCCATCTTCGTCATCTTCTGCATGAAGTTCGTATGGCCTCCGGTCATCGCGGCTCTGCACGAGCGTCAGAAGAAGATTGCCGACGGCCTGGATGCTGCCAACCGTGCGGCTCGTGATCTGGAACTGGCTCACGAGAAAGCGGGCCAGCAACTGCGCGAGGCCAAGGCTCAGGCAGCCGAAATCATCGAGCAGGCGAAGAAGAGCGCTAACCAGATCGTTGATGAAGCCCGTGATCAGGCCCGTGTCGAAGGTGATCGCATGATCGCCCAGGCCAAAGCCCAGATCGAACAGGAGCTGAACAGCGTCAAGGATGCTCTGCGTGCCCAAGTGGGTGCACTGGCCGTATCCGGCGCCGAGAAGATCCTGGGTGCTTCGATCGACGCCAACGCGCAAAAGCAGCTGGTTGATCAACTGGCCGCTGAGATCTAA
- the atpE gene encoding F0F1 ATP synthase subunit C — protein sequence METVVGLTAIAVALLIGLGALGTAIGFGLLGGKFLEGAARQPEMVPMLQVKMFIVAGLLDAVTMIGVGIALFFTFANPFIAQVAH from the coding sequence ATGGAAACTGTAGTTGGCCTCACTGCTATCGCCGTTGCTCTGCTGATCGGTCTGGGCGCCCTGGGTACCGCCATTGGTTTCGGCCTGCTGGGCGGCAAATTCCTGGAAGGCGCTGCTCGTCAGCCGGAAATGGTTCCGATGCTGCAGGTGAAAATGTTCATCGTCGCCGGTCTGCTCGACGCCGTGACCATGATCGGTGTTGGTATCGCGCTGTTCTTCACCTTCGCTAACCCGTTCATCGCTCAGGTAGCCCACTAA
- the atpB gene encoding F0F1 ATP synthase subunit A, whose product MAAESASGYIQHHLQNLTFGRLPEGGWGFAHTAEQAKEMGFWAFHVDTLGWSVFLGLVFILIFRAAAKKATSGQPGGLQNFVEVLVEFVDGSVKDTFHGRNPLIAPLALTVFVWIFLMNLIDLVPVDFLPLAAAKVTGNEHLFFRAVATTDPNATFGMSIAVFALIIFYSIKVKGLGGFLGELTLHPFHSSNMLVQIILIPVNFLLEFVTLIAKPVSLALRLFGNMYAGELIFILIAVMFGTGILWLGGMGVVLNWAWAVFHILIITLQAFIFMMLTIVYLSMAHEDSH is encoded by the coding sequence ATGGCAGCAGAAAGCGCTTCGGGTTACATCCAGCACCACTTGCAGAACCTGACCTTTGGTCGTCTGCCGGAAGGTGGTTGGGGGTTCGCCCACACAGCCGAACAAGCCAAGGAAATGGGCTTTTGGGCATTCCACGTTGACACCCTGGGCTGGTCGGTATTCCTCGGCCTGGTGTTCATCCTGATCTTCCGTGCAGCGGCCAAGAAGGCCACCAGCGGTCAACCCGGCGGCCTGCAGAACTTCGTCGAAGTTCTGGTCGAGTTCGTCGACGGCAGTGTGAAGGACACCTTCCACGGCCGTAACCCGCTGATCGCCCCGCTGGCGCTGACCGTGTTCGTCTGGATCTTCCTGATGAACCTGATCGACCTGGTGCCGGTGGACTTCCTGCCGCTGGCCGCAGCCAAGGTCACCGGCAACGAGCACCTGTTCTTCCGCGCCGTAGCCACCACCGATCCGAACGCCACCTTCGGCATGTCGATCGCGGTGTTCGCGCTGATCATCTTCTACAGCATCAAGGTCAAGGGTCTCGGCGGCTTCCTCGGCGAACTGACCCTGCACCCGTTCCACAGCAGCAACATGCTGGTTCAGATCATCCTGATCCCGGTCAACTTCCTGCTCGAGTTCGTGACCCTGATCGCCAAGCCGGTTTCGCTGGCTCTGCGTCTCTTCGGCAACATGTATGCCGGCGAGCTGATCTTCATCCTGATCGCGGTCATGTTCGGCACCGGCATTCTGTGGCTGGGCGGCATGGGCGTGGTGCTGAACTGGGCGTGGGCTGTGTTCCACATCCTGATCATCACCCTGCAGGCCTTCATCTTCATGATGCTGACCATCGTCTACCTGTCGATGGCGCACGAAGACAGCCACTGA
- a CDS encoding F0F1 ATP synthase subunit I: protein MEPCKPTRLPFHRQPALGLLLVQLVVLLFGAATLWFIKGPVAGYSGLLGGFIAWLPNVYFAFKAFRYSGARSAQLIVRSFYAGEAGKLILTAVLFALAFAGVKPLEPLALFGIYLLTLLVSWCAPLLMGHTFTRP, encoded by the coding sequence ATGGAACCCTGCAAGCCCACTCGTTTGCCCTTCCATCGCCAACCGGCTCTAGGCCTGTTGCTCGTCCAGCTGGTGGTGCTGCTTTTTGGTGCAGCAACCCTTTGGTTCATCAAGGGGCCGGTCGCGGGGTACTCCGGTTTGCTCGGAGGCTTCATCGCATGGCTGCCGAATGTTTATTTCGCGTTCAAGGCGTTTCGTTACAGCGGAGCGCGCTCGGCTCAACTGATCGTCCGTTCTTTCTACGCGGGCGAGGCCGGGAAGCTGATTTTGACGGCAGTGCTCTTCGCACTGGCGTTTGCAGGAGTGAAGCCGCTGGAGCCTCTGGCTCTGTTCGGCATCTACCTGCTGACCTTGCTGGTCAGCTGGTGCGCACCCCTGCTGATGGGACACACATTTACAAGACCTTAG
- a CDS encoding ParB/RepB/Spo0J family partition protein, translated as MAVKKRGLGRGLDALLSGSSAATLQEEAVQVDSRELQQLPLDLIQRGKYQPRRDMDPQALEELALSIKAQGVMQPIVVRPIDGGRYEIIAGERRWRATQQAGLDKIPALVREVPDEAAIAMALIENIQREDLNPIEEAAALQRLQQEFQLTQQQVADAVGKSRVTVANLLRLIALPEEIKTLLSHGDLEMGHARALLGLPEQRQVEGARHVVARGLTVRQTEALVRQWLHAPAEPVKAVKADPDISRLEQRLAERLGAPVQIRHGQKGKGQLVIRYNSLDELQGVLAHIR; from the coding sequence ATGGCCGTGAAGAAACGAGGTCTCGGACGCGGGCTGGACGCCCTGCTCAGTGGCTCCAGCGCCGCCACCCTGCAGGAAGAGGCGGTCCAGGTGGACAGCCGCGAGCTGCAACAGCTGCCACTGGACCTGATCCAGCGCGGCAAATACCAGCCGCGCCGTGACATGGATCCGCAGGCCCTGGAAGAACTGGCCCTGTCGATCAAGGCCCAGGGCGTCATGCAGCCGATCGTGGTGCGCCCGATCGATGGCGGCCGCTACGAGATCATCGCCGGTGAGCGCCGCTGGCGCGCCACCCAGCAAGCCGGCCTGGACAAGATCCCGGCGCTGGTACGCGAAGTGCCGGACGAAGCCGCGATCGCCATGGCGCTGATCGAGAACATCCAGCGCGAAGACCTCAACCCGATCGAGGAAGCTGCTGCACTGCAACGCCTGCAGCAGGAATTCCAACTCACCCAGCAACAGGTCGCCGACGCGGTCGGCAAGTCGCGCGTAACCGTGGCCAACCTGTTGCGCCTGATCGCCCTCCCCGAGGAGATCAAGACGCTGCTGTCCCATGGCGACCTGGAGATGGGCCATGCCCGTGCACTGCTCGGTCTACCTGAGCAGCGTCAGGTCGAAGGTGCGCGACATGTTGTCGCACGTGGCCTCACCGTGCGCCAAACCGAGGCACTGGTACGCCAGTGGCTGCATGCCCCGGCGGAACCTGTCAAAGCGGTCAAGGCCGATCCGGACATCAGCCGCCTGGAACAGCGCCTGGCCGAGCGCCTGGGCGCTCCGGTGCAGATTCGCCACGGGCAGAAAGGCAAGGGCCAACTGGTCATCCGCTACAACTCGCTGGACGAGTTGCAAGGGGTTCTGGCCCACATCCGTTGA
- a CDS encoding ParA family protein — protein sequence MAKVFAIANQKGGVGKTTTCINLAASLVATKRRVLLIDLDPQGNATTGSGVDKLNLEHSIYDVLTGECDLAQAMQFSEHGGYQLLPANRDLTAAEVVLLEMEMKEHRLRQALAPIRENYDYILIDCPPSLSMLTVNALSASDGVIIPMQCEYYALEGLTDLMNSIQRIAERLNPALKIEGLLRTMYDPRISLTNDVSAQLQEHFGDKLYTTVIPRNVRLAEAPSFGMPALVYDKQSRGAMAYLALAGELARRQRASRSTATA from the coding sequence ATGGCTAAGGTATTCGCGATCGCCAACCAGAAAGGCGGTGTCGGCAAGACCACCACCTGCATCAACCTCGCCGCTTCGCTGGTCGCGACCAAGCGCCGCGTGCTGCTGATCGACCTCGATCCACAGGGCAACGCCACCACCGGCAGCGGTGTGGATAAGTTGAACCTGGAGCACTCCATCTATGACGTCCTGACTGGCGAGTGCGATCTCGCCCAGGCAATGCAGTTCTCCGAGCACGGCGGTTATCAACTGCTGCCTGCCAACCGCGACCTCACAGCCGCGGAAGTGGTGCTGCTGGAGATGGAGATGAAGGAGCACCGACTGCGCCAGGCGCTGGCTCCGATCCGCGAGAACTACGACTACATCCTGATCGACTGCCCGCCATCGCTGTCGATGCTGACCGTGAATGCGCTGTCCGCCTCCGACGGGGTGATCATCCCCATGCAGTGCGAGTACTACGCGCTCGAAGGTCTGACCGACCTGATGAACAGCATCCAGCGCATCGCCGAACGCCTGAACCCGGCGCTGAAGATCGAAGGCCTGCTGCGCACCATGTACGACCCGCGCATCAGCCTGACCAACGACGTCAGCGCGCAGCTGCAGGAGCACTTCGGCGACAAGCTCTACACCACCGTGATCCCGCGCAACGTGCGTCTGGCCGAGGCCCCCAGCTTCGGCATGCCGGCGCTGGTCTACGACAAGCAATCTCGCGGCGCCATGGCCTACCTGGCCCTGGCGGGCGAACTGGCGCGCCGACAGCGCGCTTCCCGCTCCACCGCCACCGCATGA
- the rsmG gene encoding 16S rRNA (guanine(527)-N(7))-methyltransferase RsmG, with protein MSLVTQAHADELVRGAAALGVALDEERKQGLLAYLALLAKWNKAYNLTAVRDIDEMVSRHLIDSLSIVPNFVAAGGERWLDVGSGGGMPGIPLAILFPEKRLTLLDSNGKKTRFLTQVKLELKLKNLEVIHSRVEAYQPAQPFNGIVSRAFSSLEDFSNWTRHLGDGETRWLAMKGVHPADELAALPEDFRVEAEHTLDVPGCQGQRHLLILRRCVTGTGENHG; from the coding sequence ATGTCCCTCGTTACCCAAGCCCACGCCGACGAACTCGTGCGTGGGGCAGCCGCGCTCGGCGTCGCACTCGACGAAGAGCGCAAGCAAGGCCTGCTCGCCTACCTCGCCCTCCTGGCGAAGTGGAACAAGGCCTACAACCTCACCGCGGTGCGCGATATCGACGAGATGGTCTCGCGCCACCTGATCGACAGCCTGAGCATCGTCCCGAACTTCGTCGCCGCTGGCGGTGAACGCTGGCTCGACGTTGGCAGCGGCGGTGGCATGCCCGGCATCCCGCTGGCCATCCTGTTCCCCGAGAAGCGCCTGACTCTGCTCGACAGCAACGGCAAGAAGACGCGCTTCCTGACCCAGGTGAAGCTCGAGCTGAAGCTAAAGAACCTGGAAGTTATCCACAGCCGGGTCGAGGCCTATCAACCGGCCCAGCCCTTCAACGGCATCGTCTCCCGGGCTTTCAGCAGCCTGGAGGACTTCAGCAACTGGACCCGCCACCTCGGTGACGGCGAAACCCGCTGGCTGGCGATGAAAGGCGTACACCCGGCAGACGAGCTGGCAGCACTCCCGGAGGATTTCCGGGTCGAAGCCGAGCACACGCTGGATGTGCCGGGTTGCCAAGGTCAGCGGCATCTGTTGATACTGCGCCGTTGCGTGACGGGGACGGGGGAAAACCATGGCTAA
- the mnmG gene encoding tRNA uridine-5-carboxymethylaminomethyl(34) synthesis enzyme MnmG, translating to MDFPSRFDVIVIGGGHAGTEAALAAARMGVKTLLLTHNVETLGQMSCNPAIGGIGKSHLVKEIDALGGAMAHATDKGGIQFRVLNSRKGPAVRATRAQADRVLYKAAIREILENQPNLWIFQQACDDLIVEQDQVRGVVTQMGLKFHADQVVLTAGTFLGGLIHIGLQNYSGGRAGDPPAIALAKRLRELPLRVGRLKTGTPPRIDGRSVDFSVMTEQPGDTPIPVMSFLGSKEEHPAQVSCWITHTNARTHEIIASNLDRSPMYSGVIEGIGPRYCPSIEDKIHRFADKDSHQVFLEPEGLTTHELYPNGISTSLPFDVQLEIVRSIRGMENAHIVRPGYAIEYDYFDPRDLKYSLETKVIGGLFFAGQINGTTGYEEAGAQGLLAGANAALRAQGREAWCPRRDEAYIGVLVDDLITLGTQEPYRMFTSRAEYRLILREDNADLRLTEKGRELGLVDDKRWAAFEAKREGIEREEQRLKSTWVRPNTPQGDAIAERFGTPLAHEYNLLNLLARPEIDYASLAEVTGSGAEDPQVAEQVEIRTKYAGYIDRQQDEIARLRASEDTRLPDDIDYTTISGLSKEIQNKLGQSRPETLGQAGRIPGVTPAAISLLLIHLKKRASSRQLEQSA from the coding sequence GTGGATTTCCCTTCCCGTTTTGACGTGATCGTGATCGGCGGTGGCCATGCCGGCACAGAGGCTGCGCTCGCGGCCGCACGCATGGGCGTGAAGACCCTGCTGCTCACCCACAATGTGGAAACCCTGGGCCAGATGAGCTGCAATCCGGCCATCGGCGGTATCGGCAAGAGCCACCTGGTCAAGGAAATCGACGCCCTGGGCGGCGCCATGGCGCACGCCACCGATAAGGGCGGCATCCAGTTCCGCGTGCTGAACAGCCGCAAGGGTCCGGCTGTACGCGCTACTCGTGCCCAGGCAGACCGCGTGCTCTACAAGGCAGCGATCCGCGAGATCCTGGAAAACCAGCCGAACCTGTGGATATTCCAGCAGGCCTGCGACGACCTCATCGTCGAACAGGATCAGGTCCGCGGCGTGGTGACCCAGATGGGTCTGAAATTCCATGCAGACCAGGTTGTACTCACCGCCGGTACTTTCCTCGGCGGACTTATCCACATCGGACTGCAGAATTACTCTGGCGGCCGCGCTGGTGACCCGCCCGCAATCGCCCTGGCCAAACGCCTGCGCGAACTGCCCTTACGTGTCGGTCGCCTGAAGACCGGTACGCCGCCGCGCATCGATGGTCGCAGTGTCGATTTCTCGGTAATGACCGAGCAGCCCGGCGACACGCCGATCCCGGTGATGTCCTTCCTCGGTTCCAAGGAAGAACACCCGGCCCAGGTCAGCTGCTGGATCACCCATACCAACGCCCGCACCCACGAGATCATCGCGAGCAACCTCGATCGCTCGCCGATGTACTCCGGTGTCATCGAAGGCATCGGCCCGCGCTATTGCCCGTCGATCGAAGACAAGATCCACCGCTTCGCCGACAAGGACAGCCATCAGGTCTTCCTGGAGCCGGAAGGCCTGACCACTCATGAGCTGTACCCCAACGGCATCTCCACTTCGCTGCCGTTCGACGTACAGCTCGAGATCGTCCGCTCGATCCGTGGCATGGAGAACGCCCACATCGTTCGCCCGGGCTACGCCATCGAGTACGACTACTTCGATCCTCGCGACCTGAAGTACAGCCTGGAGACCAAGGTGATCGGCGGCCTGTTCTTCGCCGGCCAGATCAACGGCACCACCGGCTACGAAGAAGCCGGCGCCCAAGGCCTGCTCGCCGGCGCCAACGCCGCACTGCGTGCGCAGGGCCGCGAAGCCTGGTGCCCGCGCCGTGACGAGGCGTACATCGGCGTGCTGGTCGACGACCTGATTACCCTGGGCACCCAGGAGCCTTACCGCATGTTCACTTCGCGTGCCGAATACCGACTGATCCTGCGCGAAGACAACGCCGATTTGCGCCTGACTGAAAAAGGCCGCGAGCTCGGCCTGGTCGACGACAAGCGCTGGGCGGCCTTCGAGGCCAAGCGCGAAGGCATCGAACGCGAAGAACAGCGCCTGAAGAGCACCTGGGTGCGCCCGAACACGCCGCAGGGCGATGCCATCGCCGAGCGTTTCGGTACTCCGCTGGCCCATGAGTACAACCTGCTCAACCTGCTGGCCCGCCCGGAAATCGACTACGCCAGCCTGGCCGAAGTGACCGGCAGCGGCGCAGAAGATCCGCAGGTTGCCGAGCAGGTAGAGATCCGCACCAAGTACGCCGGCTACATCGATCGTCAGCAGGACGAGATCGCCCGCCTGCGAGCGAGCGAGGACACCCGTCTGCCGGACGATATCGACTACACCACGATCTCCGGGCTGTCCAAGGAGATCCAGAACAAGCTCGGCCAGTCCCGACCGGAAACCCTCGGCCAGGCCGGGCGTATCCCCGGCGTCACCCCGGCGGCCATCTCCCTGCTGCTGATCCACCTGAAGAAACGCGCGTCGAGCCGCCAGCTGGAGCAAAGCGCCTGA